The Pithys albifrons albifrons isolate INPA30051 chromosome 1, PitAlb_v1, whole genome shotgun sequence genome contains the following window.
CAAAACTGTAATCTCGGTGTCTGTTTTGAAGTCGTTTTTCTATTGGGTCACTGCCAAAAATTGCTCATTATTGGCATGATCCTTGATCTGAGCAGTTCATGTGACAACAGCAGAAACAGTTTGTGTTTAAGACAAAAGGACACCGGAGAAAGGACAATGAGGCTGCAATAAAGGCCAGGCATTCTTTAGGTACTCATATAGCTTTTCTGCTATGATGTTTTTAGGTTATAATGTTGATAGAATTacttacaatctctcttgtACTTCTAGGGTATTTTAGGAGGAAGCATAAGTGTTTCCCAATTAGTCAACTGTGCTGAATACAGACACAGATTTTACCTTGTTTGCATGATTTTTATCCTACAGGCTACAATTTGTTCATTGTTGTTGCCCATGAGCTTGGCCATTCACTGGGTCTGTCTCATTCAAGTGATCCTGGAGCTCTAATGTATCCAACTTACTCCTACACGGACCCCAATGAGTTCCTTCTTCCCCAGGATGACATTGATGGCATTCAAGCCATCtatggtaagaaaaaaaaattatttaacctTTGTACTTGGGAGGCTGGCAAATTATAAAAAGAATGTATCTAAAATATGTATATTCCACCAAAATGAGAAGTTTAGCAGTTGCTGAAAAATGGGTAACAAAATTCTTGGATGCTAACTTCAGCTGAAGTCCACTTCCACAAAAAACTTTTTGGAACAGACAAACACAACCAGTTTTATCAGCATTAAAACTCTGTATTTCACTTTTACTTCAAAACTGTATCCCTTTCCCATTCTCTGTGAAAAGAGTTTTTTGTGTCCTCACAATTTCTGAACACTGTCTTTATATTTGTCCACACTAAATGATAAATATTCATCCTATAGGAAAGTCTAATGCTGCTGTGCAGCCAACAGGACCAGTAACTCCAGAAGCTTGTGATCCAAACTTGACATTTGATTCTATTACTACCCTACGTGGAGAAATATTCTTCTTCAAGGGCAGGTAACAACAATAAGCATGTATATTATCTCTTTAAAAGATtcagtagtttaaaaaaatccatgaggAAAAACTATCCTTTTGGAATCTAACTCAAAGAGAAGCACTAGAAAACTGTCATGTATTTACAGGAGCAAGAGAGTCCTCAAATCATTAATCATAAGAGCCCTAATTGTCAAGAGCAGAAAAGGTGACAAGGGCTCATAGGCTGTTTTCCAACAATTATACTACTGTGGCCACTACTGTGACAGACTTGTGTCTGAACGTGACTCAACTAATAGCAAAGCAAGAGCATTCATATGTCCCTTAGCAATGTGTCCATGTCTCCCACATTCATCCTTAGTACAAGGGCAGAGGCAGAACTggaagctctgccaggcagaAAGATGTCTATTGACCGATTACTGAAGCCAATTCTTAGCCTGCTTGTCTTACAGAGAAATAGAAGGGTTTCTATGCAATTTGCCTGATTTTTAGCATGTAAGTGAGGGGCTAAAGTTAAGAATTTCATTGCTCTAAATTTCCTGTATATTCAGTGGAGGGGGAATATTCACACCAAGTACTCATTTCCCTTCTATTATACTCCAGGAACtataataattattttgcttttattttatcaCATAAATTTGGTTTGAAACAGATATATGCTGCGCAAACATCCTGCAAGGACAGAGGCAGAGCTCAATTTCATCTCACTATTCTGGCCAAAACTACCATCAGGAATTCAAGCTGCATACGAAAATGTTGACAGAGATGaacttttactttttaaaggTAATGGAATCTGGaattctttactttttctgACTGGttgctctctgctcctttgcAAACTACACAGTTACAGAAGTCAAAGTGTTTTTTAAGGAAGTGAAACAGAGTATCTTACAATTCTGCAACTAAATAAACCAGAGGATCATACAGCTGCAAGGGATCTCCAGAGGTCATAAACTGGAAAACTGGCCCCTCTGTTATAGTTAGTGTTCTGAAACAGACATGACAATAGTTACCCTTCCTCAGGTCTATATCTCTTCATGTAACAGCACTTCACTTTGTGCAGAAGGATTTTTGCTGAATTCAATTGACAAATAAAGGCACTTTGAGACTATTGTTACCAATATACTTATTAGCAGTTTGTGATATTTTGGGAGAAGACCTGCAAAAAAGTCTGTGGAAAAGCATACTGAGAGGAAAATTATTGACTAAACTAACaatcaattattttctttaaaggtcTCAAATACCCTTTAAATAACTCAAATAGCTTTATTATATACATATTACAGTACATGGTATATTAGCTTATATAAATATGTCCATTGCATCTAAAATTACCAAAGCATTTTGATTGGACATATGTTGTTCTTAATAGCTTAATTTGATGCACACTGACtagttttcaaaatattataTGGCTCTATAATCAAATAACACATTACAGGAATTTAATAAATTCTATATTCCAATCCAATGTCAGTAGATTAACTTGCCAACCACTAGCCCTTTCCAAGTTGTTATCCAGACAATTTTTATCCAGATAAATACATTAtatttactaaaaaaataagTCTGTGAAAAGTTCTCCTTATACACCTTATGATCCAATAATTTACTCATAAAAACAAAAGGCTTTCCCACCGTCCTCACAATGTAGTCCTACTGTAAgaattagaaacattttttaatgtagtAAACTGAAAGGAGTAATACTGTACACATATTGTTCCCTACACATCCAAGACACATGAAAATGTTGCTtacaaataacaaaacaaaatgaaatttgctTATATTTTTCAGAGGATAAATACTGGGTTGTCAGGGGATATGACGTCACACCTGGTTATCCCAAACCAATCTATCACTTGGGGTTCCCAAAGACTGTTAAAAGGGTTAATGCAGCTTACAGTGATgaaaccacaggaaaaacatACTTCTTTGTAGCTGACAGATACTGGAGGTAAGATTTGATGTTCATTTAGGAGAAGGCCTATTTTCATTTGATTGATGTATTACTAAACAATTTAAATGTAATACCatatagcttaaaaaaaattaagcatttgCTAGAAAATGCCAACTTTtctataaagattttttttccccaaacattAGATAGCTGCATCAGGAATGTAATAACTTGAAACTGAATGAAACAATTGCCTAATTTAAGAGTGGTTTTCTAGTAAATtattcactttttctctgtgaCTGTATtgattttatctgaaaatgGGATAGTGTAGCCTTTTAACtcacattttaaacaaaatgaacTGCTAATATAGAGTGTTGTAATTAAATTTTTCTATgaagaaattataaatattcTCCAAATGTATAGTTGGTTGTGTTTCTAACTCAAGCTCATAACAACTTTCAGAGAGCAATGTTTCCGGACTGTGCTACTGTCTTCTCCagagttttctgttttgcttttatattgAGCTGGATATTCAGTACCTAGAAATAAAAACTCTTTTATATGCAAGTGATGGCTAAGGAAGGCTCGGATggtttataaatacattaatagaTTCTGGGATTGTGTTCCCAGGGTCCCTGAGAAGTTCATTACAAACTTTAACATAGGCAGGCTTTTCAAATCTCAGGACACTCATAATGTGATAAATCTTAACATAATAGGAAGAATCAGAAAGCTACTTTAGTTAATCCTTATGAGGCTTCTCAGTAACAGTAGAGTTGCATATGTGTACAAATTTGCttttcactttcaaaatatTGTCTGTTTCCCCACAAGTTGTAATGATTTTTCTTGTTCTAAGAtatgatgaaaagaaaaaatccatgGATCATGGTTATCCCAGGAAAATAGTCTCCGACTTTGGAAAAATTGGCAGAATTGATGCTGCTTTCTGGAAAGATGGTGAGTAAAACATACCTTTACTCTGTGTTTACTTGAATATTTGGAATTCTGCAGGTAGaataattttcagaagttttcaaAAACCTGTTAGTAACtttaatgagaaagaaatgaaaaatatcaaatataGAGGGACTGTTTATAATGGGGAAttgtttttccaaaatactgaaaaaaaatcacctctgTAATATAATTgggttaaattttatttctaggCTATGTCTACTTCTTCCATGGAACCACTCAGTTCCAGTTTGATCCTCGTGCCAAAAGAATTGTTGGACAAATGAAGAGCATCAGCTGGTTTAATTGTTAATGACAATGTTTTTCCTTATGCACATTGTATGTTTTTATGTTCTGGATTTTTCAGCATTACCTGACTACTAAGTCAGAATGGATTTGTGTCCCAATTCTGTAGGAGTACAGGCttaacaaatatttattttaaaccaaaTACACTTATATAATTTATGGCAATTTCACTTGTTACCGTTAAGTTTCCTAATAAATTATGTTTCTCATATAATTATGTCCTTGATGTCTTATTTGCACTAAAGCTCTAGCTTCCTAACACCAAAAAAATCTATTCTGGCAGGAAATGTCAGTCCTTTTTCCCAAAGACAGAGAAAGGAGCAGACAGCTGTCTCTCAACTCTGTCACCATACACATGCCCTGTTGAAAATCTGATGAGTAATTAAGCCAGTTGGAGGTCATTATCATCAGTGTACAAACCTACTTCcaccttctgtttctctttccttgACTTCCACTCTTAGCCTACTGGCTGGAGTGTATGTCTTTGCAACTGTCGGTGGAGGGGTGGGATGTGTGTGAGGGTGTGTGCTCTCATGTTTTTGGGTTTAGAAACAGATTTCAGGCCTGGAAATGTAGATTATAAAGGACTGCTGAGATCACTGAAACAAGTCTCCTTCTTGCTACCACAGGTAGCTACTTCACATAAACCTCTTTAATCAAGGCTTTTACAAGTGCTTTCTACTCCAGCAGTCAATAAATCCCTCCTAATTTTCATGGGTCAAAGAATCAAgtagtttgtttaaaaaatgaaaattcttggCAAAAATACTTCTGATACAAGAATTCATGGAAAAGACAGCTTGACTTCCAGCTTAACCATATTTTTTGCAAATACCCTCAGTTAAAATGGGCTTGAAGGTTATCCACTTTCTCTTTAGTCTTTGTAGCTCAGCCATATGACCATAACAAAATGCATTATCTTGTACAACATCTGCATTATTCTACATACTTCAGAGGAATATTTGAGGTTACTGTAATATAAGTAATTATATTTTGAGAAAGGAGTGTGTAACCTCATAAAAATAcgtttgatttttttattacttacTTGTCTGTATTAGAAGCCTATTAAGTTATATCCTTCATAAATAAAGAACAGACTCAGTAGTTCTTATGTTTATTAAATTCAGGAGTGAAGGTTAATCCAAACACTATTCAAAGATAATAAATTGTATCATTGAAAATTAACTTGGCTATATAGTTTATAAAATCtaagaaaatattataaaataataaaaacaaaaataaattacagcaaataaaaggttttaattaaaaagatcaTTTATGTGAATCCTGTTCTGATAGGGTATTATAGATACcaattatttaatttgaaaCCTTAGTAGCAATGCTATTTAATCATATTTTCTTGTGTAAACTAATGCTACTGAACTATCAACAACAATTAaactaaatttttttaaagaattttataaATCTAAATAGATTTTTCGGGCTTTTTTAGCATAGATGGTTTACAAATATAACACAAGATTTACAAGAAAAGATAATATTTCTTGATAGAACAACTACATATTAAAACTGGTAGGACAGGTCCCCTTCAGATACAATGTAGAAGCAGAAGGTCTCAGGTCAATAACAAAATTGCTCCTCAAATTTAGAGCAGAACACTAATCCCTCTCTAGAAGAAAAAGTAGTGGGTACTCATGGGGCAGAGAAATGCTAAATGGGAGATAAAGGGTCA
Protein-coding sequences here:
- the LOC139679552 gene encoding interstitial collagenase-like translates to MQSFFGLQVTGKPDHDTLEMMKEPRCGVPDVGQYVFTAGNPKWKRNNLTYRILNYTPKMRQADVDEAIRKALSVWSNVTPLTFQRVEDKEADIMISFAYRDHRDNSPFDGPNGQLAHAFQPGEGIGGDVHIDEEEAWTKDGRGYNLFIVVAHELGHSLGLSHSSDPGALMYPTYSYTDPNEFLLPQDDIDGIQAIYGKSNAAVQPTGPVTPEACDPNLTFDSITTLRGEIFFFKGRYMLRKHPARTEAELNFISLFWPKLPSGIQAAYENVDRDELLLFKEDKYWVVRGYDVTPGYPKPIYHLGFPKTVKRVNAAYSDETTGKTYFFVADRYWRYDEKKKSMDHGYPRKIVSDFGKIGRIDAAFWKDGYVYFFHGTTQFQFDPRAKRIVGQMKSISWFNC